The following coding sequences are from one Seonamhaeicola sp. ML3 window:
- a CDS encoding exo-beta-N-acetylmuramidase NamZ domain-containing protein has protein sequence MFKNTVLLFVIVLISCASKVKKENEKIDETLKQVQGDKDIVVGANQTEMYLPMLEGKRVGIVANQTSVIFKEEITTSLNAPRNDRYTHMVDSLLTLNIAIKKVFAPEHGFRGKADAGEHVEDGFDTKTNLPIVSLHGKNRKPTQEQLQDLDVVIFDIQDVGVRFYTYISTLHNVMEACAEVNVPVLIFDRPNPNGHYVDGPTLNIENQSFLGMHPIPLVHGMTIGEYAQMINGEKWLANGLQCNISIIPVKNYNHNTPYSLPIRPSPNLPNDQSIKLYPSLGLFEGTNINAGRGTEHQFQRYGAPFLDKKNMSFTYTPVANFGAKYPKHQNVLCYGEDLRSEEIDGKMTLKWIIKAYQNSTDKSKFFNTDNFTKHAGTNQLQKQIESGLSEADIKATWQEDLEAFKKTRAKYLLYD, from the coding sequence ATGTTCAAAAATACTGTTTTATTATTTGTTATTGTACTTATTTCTTGTGCTTCTAAAGTGAAAAAAGAGAATGAAAAAATTGATGAGACCCTGAAACAAGTTCAGGGTGATAAAGACATTGTAGTTGGTGCTAATCAAACTGAAATGTATTTGCCAATGTTAGAAGGAAAACGCGTTGGGATTGTGGCGAATCAAACCAGTGTAATATTTAAAGAAGAGATTACCACGTCGCTCAATGCTCCTCGTAATGACAGATATACCCATATGGTTGACTCCTTACTTACATTAAACATTGCTATTAAAAAAGTATTTGCCCCAGAACACGGCTTTAGAGGAAAAGCAGATGCTGGTGAGCATGTTGAAGATGGCTTCGATACCAAAACAAATTTGCCCATTGTGTCCCTTCATGGAAAAAATAGAAAACCCACGCAAGAACAACTTCAGGATTTAGATGTTGTTATTTTCGATATTCAAGATGTTGGCGTTCGGTTTTACACCTATATTTCAACGCTTCACAACGTTATGGAAGCCTGTGCTGAAGTTAATGTACCTGTCCTCATTTTTGATAGACCAAACCCCAACGGACATTATGTTGACGGGCCAACTTTAAACATTGAAAACCAAAGTTTTTTGGGAATGCACCCAATTCCTTTGGTTCATGGTATGACCATTGGCGAATATGCTCAAATGATTAATGGAGAAAAATGGTTAGCTAACGGTTTACAATGCAACATTAGCATAATTCCAGTAAAAAACTATAATCATAATACGCCTTATAGTTTACCGATACGCCCTTCCCCAAATCTTCCAAATGACCAATCCATAAAGCTATACCCCAGTTTAGGTCTTTTTGAAGGCACCAACATTAATGCCGGAAGAGGTACTGAACATCAATTCCAACGCTATGGAGCACCATTTTTAGACAAGAAAAATATGAGTTTTACTTACACGCCCGTCGCTAATTTTGGAGCTAAATACCCCAAACATCAAAACGTGTTATGCTACGGAGAAGATTTAAGAAGCGAAGAAATTGATGGCAAAATGACCTTGAAATGGATTATCAAGGCTTATCAAAACTCAACAGATAAATCAAAGTTCTTTAATACTGATAATTTTACTAAACACGCAGGCACAAATCAACTCCAAAAGCAAATTGAATCTGGTTTGAGCGAGGCTGACATCAAGGCTACTTGGCAAGAGGATTTAGAAGCTTTTAAAAAGACTAGAGCAAAATATTTACTCTATGATTAA
- a CDS encoding glycerophosphodiester phosphodiesterase family protein, with protein MNYSSLKTIDIQGHRGCRGLMPENTIQAFDKAIDLGVHTLELDVVVSKDSVVVVSHEPFISRKYCFDLTGNDISKGLDKAFNLYQMTFDSIKQFDCGSKVYPKFPEQKKLRTYKPSLDEVIKVTKGKNPKIKFNIELKARPAYDTIYTPIPKEFVQLVLEVVNKNDAFYETNLQCFDLRILEEIKNQSPHMVVALLVDENENIKDKLVKMSYAPEIISPYFKLLDAKTVRSLQAKNFKVIPWTVNKNENLQRMIDFGVDGIITDYPDRLIKLIR; from the coding sequence ATGAATTATAGTTCATTAAAAACTATAGATATTCAAGGCCATCGAGGTTGTCGAGGGCTTATGCCAGAGAATACTATACAGGCTTTTGATAAAGCTATTGATTTAGGTGTGCATACTTTGGAGCTAGATGTTGTGGTTTCAAAAGATAGTGTTGTGGTAGTATCCCATGAACCATTTATAAGTAGAAAATATTGTTTTGATTTAACTGGAAATGACATATCAAAGGGTTTAGATAAGGCATTCAATTTGTATCAAATGACATTTGATAGTATCAAGCAGTTTGATTGTGGGAGTAAAGTCTACCCTAAGTTTCCAGAACAGAAAAAACTAAGGACTTATAAACCATCCTTAGATGAAGTTATTAAGGTGACTAAAGGAAAAAATCCTAAAATAAAATTCAATATAGAGTTGAAGGCTCGACCAGCATATGATACTATTTATACACCTATTCCGAAAGAGTTTGTTCAATTGGTTTTAGAGGTTGTAAATAAAAATGACGCTTTTTATGAAACTAATTTACAATGTTTTGATTTGAGAATTTTAGAAGAAATAAAAAATCAATCTCCCCATATGGTTGTGGCTTTATTAGTTGACGAAAACGAAAACATTAAGGATAAGCTGGTAAAAATGTCTTATGCTCCAGAGATTATAAGCCCTTATTTTAAATTATTAGATGCCAAAACCGTGAGAAGTCTTCAAGCTAAAAATTTTAAAGTAATTCCTTGGACTGTAAATAAAAATGAGAATCTACAGCGAATGATAGATTTTGGAGTTGATGGTATCATTACCGATTATCCAGATAGGTTAATTAAACTCATAAGGTAA
- a CDS encoding sterol desaturase family protein, with protein MQEILNYFEDIPSLHRGIIIVGGLTLFWLIEGMLPLFGKPYKKWKHAVPNIFFTITTILINMPLAFLFLKSSNWVVENNFGILNWLPEMPLWLYAVIGIFLIDFIGAYLPHFIEHKVKPLWMVHLVHHTDHHVDTTTANRHHPLESLVRYVFTLAGIFIIGTPIALVMLYQTLSVVATQFNHANIKLPKRVDKAISYVLVSPDMHKVHHHYRLPYTDSNYGNIFSVWDRLLGTYMELDRDKLIYGVDVFPDERRNAHIGALLKQPFQKYEKPTITPDS; from the coding sequence ATGCAGGAGATTTTAAACTATTTCGAAGATATTCCATCGCTTCATAGGGGCATTATTATAGTTGGTGGCTTAACGCTTTTCTGGTTAATAGAAGGGATGTTGCCCTTATTTGGCAAGCCTTATAAAAAATGGAAGCATGCCGTACCCAATATTTTCTTTACCATAACAACTATTTTAATAAATATGCCCTTGGCTTTTCTGTTTCTAAAATCGTCTAATTGGGTCGTGGAAAATAATTTTGGGATTTTGAATTGGTTGCCCGAAATGCCTTTGTGGCTTTATGCGGTAATTGGTATATTTTTAATTGATTTTATTGGAGCTTATCTACCGCATTTTATTGAGCATAAAGTAAAACCCCTTTGGATGGTCCATTTGGTACATCATACAGATCATCATGTAGATACAACTACTGCCAATCGCCACCATCCTCTAGAAAGTTTGGTGCGCTATGTGTTTACCTTGGCAGGTATTTTTATTATTGGTACGCCAATAGCGCTGGTAATGCTTTATCAAACACTTTCTGTTGTAGCAACACAATTTAATCATGCGAATATAAAATTGCCCAAACGTGTTGACAAGGCCATTAGTTATGTTTTGGTATCTCCAGATATGCACAAAGTGCATCATCATTACAGGTTACCTTACACTGATTCTAATTATGGTAATATTTTTTCGGTTTGGGACCGGCTCTTGGGCACGTATATGGAATTGGATAGAGACAAATTGATATATGGTGTCGATGTATTTCCAGATGAGCGTAGGAATGCCCATATTGGTGCGTTATTAAAACAACCTTTTCAGAAATATGAAAAACCTACGATTACTCCAGATAGCTGA
- a CDS encoding YkgJ family cysteine cluster protein, which yields MQDIIDNLPKQAKDKHNENKKFFQKLKKKPPKNLDYIMQELHDDEFERTDCLACANCCKTTGPLFTDKDIERISKFFRLKPQQFIAQYLRIDEENDYVLQSVPCTFLGADNYCSIYEVRPKACREFPHTDRKKFQQISNLTLKNVAICPAAFNIVEAMKQQIK from the coding sequence ATGCAAGACATAATAGATAATCTTCCAAAGCAGGCCAAAGATAAACATAACGAGAACAAAAAGTTCTTTCAGAAGCTCAAAAAGAAGCCACCAAAAAATCTAGATTATATCATGCAGGAATTGCATGATGATGAATTTGAACGAACCGATTGTTTAGCATGTGCTAATTGTTGTAAAACTACTGGGCCATTGTTTACAGATAAAGATATTGAGCGTATCTCAAAATTTTTCAGATTAAAACCGCAACAATTCATTGCACAATATTTAAGAATTGATGAAGAAAACGATTATGTGTTACAAAGTGTGCCTTGTACCTTTTTAGGCGCCGATAATTACTGTTCGATCTATGAGGTTAGACCCAAGGCTTGCCGAGAATTTCCGCATACCGACAGGAAAAAGTTTCAGCAAATCTCCAATCTTACCTTAAAAAATGTGGCTATTTGTCCGGCGGCTTTCAATATAGTAGAGGCCATGAAGCAGCAAATCAAGTAG